From one Rubrobacter xylanophilus genomic stretch:
- a CDS encoding helix-turn-helix domain-containing protein, translating to MMGWESAAGLLRRAVLEPGRRAAWVKLSLEEVVRAAPAAGTLLVRPDPGGADRWLVEYAGAAEDEMRRWARERLECGEAWSGALWGGAPCLPDASPRVFRLAGGLWVLWAFGIPEEGGIQRFRGAVEDLIEAERRERECLSDGRLKELACALRGGDEACLPELLELVRRVSRAELAYWGGVHDGVVDVRWHVGARSPGFGFELPLGKGVGGRAFAGERPLEVADYLNCQYRYPGVSDATDREGVRSVLALPVEGRSEGSGAVLYAVRRSVDPFSDAERALLARIRDAVEPVGGGALSRRASVTGPGALRLQRTGLRRLLLRSEQVREVEEWLEGVIGCPAILVDSGDRPYASGSLDRLEGLRLSGNEPRSFRLPGGGGSLLVWSRNGGEPSVEGWPDLMEDVLAAFQVILDRAQRSHERLNSRRSRWLRAVAGGQTGEEARREGRRLGLPEEGGEVWAFAWEPDRSGGARLRMVADEVALDMLDGPFITLEEGLGAVLVRGTPPHRPSAVRDALLRHFGPAPLWLVHGAGYESLEGLKEALRMSLPAAEELRASRSGPYVCEVRGRGLDSLLANPRLSDELSGFAKRLLEPLAEYDGRHGTRLTETFCLTLALGSAEAAAGRLFVHPNTVRYRLRRTQQLLGRDLSDPKERTALSLAAFVWLRARDRRRTSVALQRGLDEA from the coding sequence ATGATGGGTTGGGAGAGCGCGGCGGGTCTGTTGCGGCGGGCCGTACTGGAGCCCGGGAGGCGGGCAGCGTGGGTGAAGCTTTCCCTGGAGGAGGTGGTGCGGGCGGCCCCTGCGGCGGGGACGTTGCTGGTGCGTCCGGACCCCGGGGGTGCGGACCGGTGGCTCGTGGAGTATGCGGGAGCTGCGGAGGATGAGATGCGCCGCTGGGCCAGGGAGCGGCTTGAATGCGGGGAGGCCTGGTCGGGAGCGCTCTGGGGTGGTGCTCCGTGTCTTCCGGACGCTTCTCCCCGCGTCTTCCGTCTTGCGGGGGGGCTGTGGGTACTGTGGGCGTTCGGGATTCCGGAAGAGGGTGGGATCCAGCGCTTCCGGGGGGCGGTGGAGGATCTGATCGAGGCCGAGCGCCGGGAGAGGGAATGTCTCTCGGACGGAAGGCTCAAGGAGCTCGCCTGCGCGCTCCGGGGCGGGGACGAGGCGTGCCTGCCGGAGCTCCTCGAGCTCGTTCGGAGGGTGAGCCGGGCCGAGCTCGCATACTGGGGCGGGGTGCACGACGGGGTGGTGGACGTCCGGTGGCACGTCGGGGCCCGCAGCCCGGGCTTCGGCTTTGAGCTTCCGCTGGGGAAGGGGGTCGGGGGCCGGGCCTTCGCCGGGGAGCGCCCGCTGGAGGTCGCCGACTACCTCAACTGCCAGTACCGCTACCCGGGGGTGAGCGACGCCACGGACAGGGAGGGGGTGCGCTCCGTGCTGGCGCTCCCCGTCGAGGGGAGGAGCGAGGGCTCCGGAGCCGTGCTGTACGCCGTGCGGCGCTCGGTAGATCCCTTCTCGGACGCCGAGCGCGCGCTGCTCGCGCGCATCCGGGACGCCGTGGAGCCGGTGGGTGGAGGGGCGCTCTCCCGGAGGGCCAGCGTCACGGGACCCGGGGCTCTCCGCCTGCAGCGCACCGGCCTGAGGAGGCTGCTGCTCCGCTCGGAGCAGGTGCGGGAGGTGGAGGAGTGGCTGGAGGGCGTGATCGGGTGCCCCGCCATCCTCGTCGACTCAGGCGACCGGCCCTACGCGTCGGGGAGCCTCGACCGGCTGGAGGGGCTCCGGCTCTCCGGGAACGAGCCGCGTTCCTTCCGACTCCCCGGCGGCGGGGGCTCCCTGCTGGTGTGGAGCCGGAACGGAGGAGAACCCTCCGTCGAGGGCTGGCCCGACCTCATGGAGGACGTCCTCGCGGCCTTCCAGGTGATCCTGGACCGGGCCCAGCGGTCGCACGAGCGACTCAACAGCCGCCGCTCGCGGTGGCTGAGGGCCGTCGCCGGCGGCCAGACCGGCGAGGAGGCCCGCAGGGAGGGACGGCGGCTGGGGCTCCCCGAGGAGGGCGGCGAGGTCTGGGCGTTCGCCTGGGAGCCGGACCGCTCGGGCGGCGCCCGGCTGCGGATGGTGGCCGACGAGGTGGCGCTGGACATGCTGGACGGACCTTTCATCACGCTGGAGGAGGGGCTGGGAGCCGTCCTGGTGCGCGGAACGCCCCCCCACCGCCCCTCGGCGGTCCGGGACGCGCTGCTGCGGCACTTCGGCCCGGCCCCGTTGTGGCTGGTGCACGGCGCGGGCTACGAATCGCTGGAGGGTCTGAAAGAAGCACTGAGGATGTCCCTGCCGGCGGCGGAGGAGCTGCGCGCCAGCCGCTCCGGACCGTACGTCTGCGAGGTGCGGGGACGGGGCCTGGACAGCCTGCTGGCCAACCCCCGCCTCTCGGACGAACTGTCGGGGTTCGCGAAACGCCTGCTGGAGCCGCTCGCGGAGTACGACGGACGCCACGGCACCCGGCTCACGGAGACCTTCTGCCTGACGCTTGCTTTGGGCTCCGCCGAAGCCGCCGCCGGCCGCCTGTTCGTCCATCCGAACACGGTCCGCTACCGGCTGCGCCGGACCCAGCAGCTGCTGGGCAGAGACCTCTCGGACCCCAAGGAACGCACGGCGCTGAGCCTGGCGGCGTTCGTCTGGCTCCGCGCCCGGGACCGGCGCCGAACCTCAGTCGCCCTCCAGCGCGGCCTCGACGAAGCATAG
- a CDS encoding sulfurtransferase: protein MAEREIAEKGYAHPEKLVTTEWVAEHLEDTENVRIVESDEDVLLYEVGHIPNAVKIDWVEELNDPLVRDYISAERFAELMSEKGITPQTKVVFYGDKNNWWATYALWVFELFGHTNTAVMDGGRQKWEAEGRPMTKEVPEFPKTDYPLPRRDDSGIRAFKAEVEEVLGKVGEGVSLVDVRSPGEYRGELLHMPDYPQEGALRGGHIPGASNVPWARAVREDGTFKSAEELREIYEGEAGLSAGDEQVIAYCRIGERSSHTWFVLKYLLGYGNVRNYDGSWTEWGNAVRAPIER, encoded by the coding sequence ATGGCGGAGCGGGAGATAGCGGAGAAGGGATATGCGCACCCGGAGAAGCTGGTGACGACCGAGTGGGTTGCCGAGCACCTGGAGGACACCGAGAACGTACGCATCGTGGAGAGCGACGAGGACGTGCTCTTGTATGAGGTGGGGCACATCCCCAACGCGGTGAAGATAGACTGGGTTGAGGAGCTCAACGACCCGCTGGTGCGCGACTACATCTCTGCTGAGCGCTTTGCCGAGCTGATGAGCGAGAAGGGGATAACCCCTCAGACGAAGGTTGTCTTCTACGGGGACAAGAACAACTGGTGGGCTACGTATGCTCTGTGGGTCTTTGAGCTCTTTGGGCACACCAACACGGCGGTGATGGACGGGGGGAGGCAGAAGTGGGAGGCCGAGGGGCGGCCGATGACCAAGGAGGTGCCCGAGTTCCCCAAGACCGACTACCCGCTGCCCCGGCGCGACGACTCTGGGATAAGGGCGTTCAAGGCCGAGGTGGAGGAGGTTTTGGGGAAGGTGGGAGAGGGGGTATCGCTTGTTGACGTGCGCTCCCCTGGGGAGTACAGGGGGGAGCTTTTGCACATGCCGGACTATCCGCAGGAGGGGGCTTTGCGGGGAGGGCACATTCCCGGGGCTTCCAACGTACCGTGGGCGAGGGCGGTGAGGGAGGATGGGACGTTCAAGAGTGCCGAGGAGCTGCGGGAGATCTACGAGGGGGAGGCAGGGCTCTCTGCGGGTGACGAGCAGGTCATAGCCTACTGCCGGATAGGAGAGCGCTCTTCGCACACCTGGTTTGTGTTGAAGTACCTGCTTGGCTACGGCAACGTCAGGAACTACGACGGGTCCTGGACGGAGTGGGGCAACGCCGTGAGGGCCCCCATAGAGCGGTAG
- a CDS encoding tannase/feruloyl esterase family alpha/beta hydrolase, translating into MRPGVMGCRRSRIPCTWLLMVCLAAGLIILAGAGGAGAQLTDEGQDAGSDSRSCRLQDGRAEGLVPGAEVQDGDCLRDLTTAGTRRTGHTDPNDWEGLHASGTRNPSGVPGLQVDGYFPDTSATNTNNGWAHDAQFVIRLPNRWNGKLVITGAPGVREQYANDFIIGDWVLAKGYAFAATDKGNTGTAFYRDGERPGDAVAEWHRRVEQLARAAKAAARRYYGRAPRRTYITGISNGGYLTRYALENTPGLYDGGVDWEGTLFRRQGPNLFTFLPPALRNYPEYRATGSEEAYEAIVRAGFARGSGFLWDYHYLVYWDLTQRIYREEFDPGYDGPLQAGVPFCQPGTPNCDADYRYSERPRSVKEAVGRVSNTGRIGRPMITLHGDLDSLLPVRADSDVYRRLVERAGRASIHRYMVVGGGNHVDGLYDRYPERLRPILPCYRAAFVALDRYVEGRGSLPRNGFLPKPESGDVVNRCDLGEVRAGRG; encoded by the coding sequence ATGAGACCCGGGGTGATGGGCTGCCGCAGGTCGCGTATACCGTGTACCTGGTTGCTTATGGTCTGTCTTGCCGCGGGGCTCATAATTCTCGCCGGCGCTGGGGGGGCTGGGGCGCAGCTTACGGACGAGGGGCAGGACGCGGGGAGCGACAGCCGGAGCTGTCGGCTGCAGGATGGGCGGGCCGAGGGGCTGGTGCCGGGGGCCGAGGTACAGGACGGGGACTGTCTGCGGGATCTCACGACCGCCGGGACCCGGAGGACCGGGCACACCGATCCAAACGACTGGGAGGGGCTGCATGCTTCGGGGACTCGCAACCCCTCTGGGGTACCGGGCTTACAGGTGGACGGCTACTTCCCCGACACCTCTGCGACCAACACCAACAACGGCTGGGCGCACGACGCGCAGTTCGTGATCCGGCTCCCCAACCGGTGGAACGGGAAGCTCGTGATCACCGGGGCGCCCGGGGTCAGGGAGCAGTACGCCAACGACTTCATCATCGGCGACTGGGTGCTGGCCAAAGGTTATGCTTTCGCCGCCACCGACAAAGGCAACACCGGGACTGCCTTCTACCGGGACGGTGAGCGGCCCGGGGATGCGGTGGCCGAGTGGCACCGGCGGGTCGAGCAGCTCGCCCGGGCGGCGAAGGCGGCCGCCAGGCGGTACTACGGCCGGGCCCCGCGGCGCACCTACATCACCGGCATCTCCAACGGCGGGTACCTAACCCGCTACGCGCTGGAGAACACCCCCGGGCTCTACGACGGCGGGGTCGACTGGGAGGGGACCCTCTTCCGGAGGCAGGGGCCCAACCTCTTCACCTTCCTGCCCCCGGCCCTCAGGAACTACCCCGAGTACAGGGCCACGGGGAGCGAGGAGGCGTATGAGGCCATCGTCCGGGCCGGTTTCGCGCGGGGCTCCGGGTTTCTCTGGGACTACCACTACCTCGTCTACTGGGACCTCACGCAGAGGATCTACCGGGAGGAGTTCGACCCGGGCTACGACGGGCCTCTTCAGGCCGGGGTTCCCTTCTGCCAGCCGGGGACCCCGAACTGCGACGCCGACTACCGGTACTCGGAGAGGCCCCGCAGCGTAAAGGAGGCGGTGGGGCGGGTCTCCAACACCGGCAGGATCGGGCGGCCCATGATCACGCTGCACGGAGACCTGGACTCGCTGCTCCCCGTGAGGGCCGACTCCGACGTCTACCGGCGGCTCGTCGAGAGGGCCGGGCGCGCCTCCATTCACCGCTACATGGTCGTCGGCGGAGGGAACCACGTCGACGGTCTCTACGACCGCTACCCGGAGCGCCTGAGGCCGATACTCCCCTGTTACCGGGCGGCCTTCGTGGCTCTGGACCGTTACGTCGAGGGGCGGGGGAGCCTTCCCAGAAACGGCTTTCTCCCCAAGCCCGAAAGCGGAGACGTCGTCAACCGCTGCGACCTCGGGGAGGTGAGGGCCGGCCGTGGCTGA
- a CDS encoding acetoacetate--CoA ligase, producing MIEATEGTLLWEPSEEFKRSCTMSRYMRWLEEKRGLSFPGYRELWEWSVTDLEAFWESVWEFCGVKASRPFERVLGRREMPGAEWFPGAELNYAENIFARARPGRDALLFRSELRPLAGMSWDELRERTAALAAALREAGVGRGDRVVAYLPNIPEAVVGLLATASIGAVWSSCSPDFGLGSVVDRFRQIEPKVMLAADGYRYGGRDFDRMGVVARLQEEIPSLQKTVVLPYLNAEPDTGTLKEAVLWEEFVGPHAGAELSFEQVPADHPLWVLYSSGTTGLPKAIVQGHGGILLEHLKVMLLHMDVKPGDRFFWFTTTGWMMWNIVVASLLGGATALLYDGNPGYPDMNALWRFAEETGMNVFGTSAAYITACMKAGIEPGREFDLSALGAVGSTGSPLSPEGFVWAYEHIKRDHWLFSTSGGTDLCTAFVGGVPLLPVRCGELQARSLGAKVEAFDDEGNPLIDEVGELVITEPMPSMPLYFWNDPGGKRLRDSYFGVYPGVWRHGDWIKIKPHGGCVIYGRSDSTINRGGVRMGTAEIYSAVEGVPQIADSLLVDVQRPDGSAYMPLFVVLREGEELTEELEAEIRRRIREYCSPRHVPDEILAVPEIPRTLNGKKLEVPVKKILSGTPPEKAASRDSLSNPRALDAFVELARKIGG from the coding sequence ATGATCGAGGCGACCGAAGGCACCCTGCTCTGGGAGCCGTCCGAGGAGTTCAAGCGGAGCTGCACGATGTCCCGCTACATGCGGTGGCTGGAGGAGAAGAGGGGCCTCTCCTTCCCCGGCTACCGCGAGCTGTGGGAGTGGTCGGTGACCGACCTCGAGGCCTTCTGGGAGAGCGTGTGGGAGTTCTGCGGCGTGAAGGCCTCCAGGCCCTTCGAGAGGGTCCTCGGCAGGCGCGAGATGCCCGGAGCGGAGTGGTTCCCCGGGGCGGAGCTGAACTACGCCGAGAACATCTTCGCCAGGGCTCGTCCCGGCCGGGACGCCCTCCTCTTCCGCTCGGAGCTCCGGCCGCTCGCCGGGATGAGCTGGGACGAGCTCCGGGAGAGGACCGCAGCGCTCGCCGCCGCGCTTCGTGAGGCCGGGGTCGGGCGCGGCGATAGGGTAGTGGCCTACCTGCCGAACATCCCGGAGGCCGTCGTGGGGCTGCTGGCCACGGCCTCCATCGGAGCCGTCTGGTCCTCCTGCTCGCCGGATTTCGGGTTGGGGAGCGTGGTGGACCGCTTCCGGCAGATAGAGCCGAAGGTCATGCTCGCCGCCGACGGTTACCGCTACGGTGGCAGGGACTTCGACCGGATGGGGGTCGTGGCGAGGTTGCAGGAGGAGATCCCGAGCCTCCAGAAGACGGTCGTCCTGCCCTATCTGAACGCGGAGCCGGACACCGGGACGCTGAAGGAAGCCGTGCTCTGGGAGGAGTTCGTCGGTCCGCACGCGGGGGCGGAGCTCTCCTTCGAGCAGGTGCCCGCCGACCACCCGCTGTGGGTGCTCTACTCCTCGGGGACCACGGGGCTGCCCAAGGCCATCGTGCAGGGCCACGGCGGCATACTCCTCGAGCACCTCAAGGTCATGCTGCTGCACATGGACGTGAAGCCCGGCGACCGCTTTTTCTGGTTCACCACCACCGGCTGGATGATGTGGAACATCGTGGTGGCGAGCCTGCTCGGCGGGGCCACGGCCCTCCTGTACGACGGCAACCCCGGGTACCCGGACATGAACGCCCTCTGGCGCTTCGCCGAGGAGACCGGGATGAACGTCTTCGGGACCAGCGCCGCCTACATCACCGCCTGCATGAAGGCCGGGATAGAGCCGGGGCGCGAGTTCGACCTCTCGGCGCTTGGGGCCGTGGGCTCGACCGGTTCCCCACTCTCGCCGGAGGGCTTCGTGTGGGCCTACGAGCACATAAAGCGCGACCACTGGCTCTTCTCCACCAGCGGCGGCACCGACCTCTGCACCGCCTTCGTCGGAGGGGTGCCGTTGCTGCCGGTGCGCTGCGGGGAGCTGCAGGCCCGCTCGCTCGGGGCGAAGGTCGAGGCCTTCGACGACGAGGGTAATCCCCTGATCGACGAGGTGGGGGAACTGGTCATCACCGAGCCGATGCCCTCCATGCCCCTCTACTTCTGGAACGATCCCGGCGGTAAGCGGCTCAGAGACAGCTACTTCGGCGTCTACCCCGGCGTGTGGCGGCACGGGGACTGGATCAAGATAAAGCCCCACGGTGGGTGCGTCATCTACGGTAGAAGCGACTCCACCATAAACCGCGGCGGCGTGAGGATGGGCACCGCCGAGATCTACTCGGCCGTCGAGGGCGTCCCCCAGATCGCCGACTCGCTCCTCGTCGACGTGCAGCGGCCCGACGGAAGCGCCTACATGCCGCTGTTCGTGGTGCTGAGGGAGGGGGAGGAGCTCACCGAAGAGCTCGAGGCGGAGATAAGGCGGCGCATAAGGGAGTACTGCTCGCCACGCCACGTGCCGGACGAGATCCTCGCGGTGCCCGAGATCCCGCGTACCCTCAACGGCAAGAAGCTGGAGGTGCCGGTGAAGAAGATCCTCTCCGGCACCCCGCCCGAGAAGGCCGCGAGCCGCGACTCGCTCTCCAACCCGCGCGCTCTGGACGCGT
- a CDS encoding MFS transporter, with amino-acid sequence MERVGGEREGQSSSIRQVALASFIGTAIEWYDFFLYGTAAALVFGQLFFPEQDPLIGTLLAFATYGVGFFARPVGGIVFGHYGDRVGRKTMLVLSLLIMGVATFLIGLLPTYAQVGVLAPVLLVILRLLQGLGVGGEWGGAVLLATEHSPTGRRGYYGAWPQMGVPAGLLLSTLVFAIFSGTLSEEAFLAWGWRIPFLLSIALVVVGLFIRLKIMETPAFQRVKDTRTEARMPIIDVIRTYPKNVLLAMGMRIAENGVFYILTAFVLTYVEQQVGLDRQVGLNGVIIAAAIGLLAIPFWGALSDRIGRRPVYMWGAAFSLLMAFPFFWLLNTGIAPLVWVAIVLGVCVGHNAMYGPQAAFFSELFGTRVRYSGASLGYQLASVLAGGLSPFIAVALLAAFGYVAVALYMIGMCLITIVSVVLATETFREEISGERPEEQRLISGAQPRVQ; translated from the coding sequence GTGGAGAGAGTAGGAGGAGAGCGGGAGGGGCAGAGCTCCTCCATTCGCCAGGTCGCGCTGGCGAGCTTCATAGGCACCGCCATAGAGTGGTATGACTTCTTCCTGTACGGTACGGCGGCGGCGCTGGTTTTCGGGCAGCTCTTCTTCCCCGAGCAGGACCCGTTGATCGGGACGCTGCTCGCCTTCGCGACCTACGGGGTGGGATTCTTCGCCCGTCCGGTGGGAGGCATAGTCTTCGGGCACTACGGTGACAGGGTCGGGCGCAAGACGATGCTGGTGCTCTCGCTCCTCATCATGGGGGTGGCCACCTTTCTCATCGGGCTGTTACCCACCTATGCGCAGGTCGGGGTACTCGCGCCCGTTCTGCTCGTTATCCTGCGCCTGTTGCAAGGGCTCGGGGTAGGTGGAGAGTGGGGCGGGGCCGTCTTGCTGGCGACGGAGCACTCGCCCACCGGCCGGCGTGGATACTACGGGGCCTGGCCGCAGATGGGAGTGCCGGCCGGGTTGTTGCTCTCCACGTTGGTCTTCGCCATATTCTCCGGGACGCTCTCCGAGGAGGCGTTCCTGGCGTGGGGCTGGCGGATACCTTTCCTGCTCAGCATAGCGCTGGTGGTGGTCGGGCTCTTCATCCGGCTCAAGATCATGGAGACCCCCGCCTTCCAGCGGGTCAAGGACACCCGCACCGAGGCCCGGATGCCCATAATCGACGTCATCCGGACCTACCCGAAGAACGTGTTGCTGGCGATGGGTATGCGCATCGCCGAGAACGGAGTTTTCTACATCCTGACCGCCTTCGTGCTTACCTACGTCGAGCAGCAGGTCGGACTGGACCGTCAAGTGGGGCTGAACGGGGTGATCATCGCCGCGGCCATCGGCCTTCTCGCCATACCATTCTGGGGTGCTCTCTCCGACCGCATCGGGCGTCGTCCGGTGTACATGTGGGGGGCGGCGTTCTCATTGCTCATGGCGTTCCCCTTCTTCTGGCTGCTGAACACGGGGATTGCGCCGCTCGTATGGGTAGCCATCGTGCTCGGGGTGTGCGTGGGGCACAACGCGATGTACGGACCGCAGGCGGCGTTTTTCTCGGAGCTCTTCGGCACCCGGGTCCGCTACTCCGGTGCTTCCCTGGGGTACCAGCTCGCCTCCGTGCTCGCCGGGGGGCTTTCGCCCTTCATCGCCGTTGCGCTGCTCGCCGCCTTCGGCTATGTCGCCGTGGCGCTCTACATGATCGGCATGTGCCTCATCACCATCGTCTCCGTCGTTCTCGCCACCGAGACCTTCCGCGAGGAGATCTCCGGGGAGCGGCCCGAGGAGCAGCGCCTTATCTCCGGCGCCCAGCCCCGAGTACAGTAA
- a CDS encoding sulfite exporter TauE/SafE family protein translates to MRSLIVLVLVGLAAQLVDGSLGMAYGVTSTTLLLAVGITPALASMVVHISEVGTTLASGLSHWRFGNVDWEKVGWLAVPGGVGAFVGAVVLGSFISAEAAEPIVAVFLFCLGGYVLARFAFDRRGRLIEARRVPRRLLSPLGLFAGFLDALGGGGWGPIGTSTLLSSRRMEPRKVVGTVDTSEFIVALSASAGFLVSLSLSEVPWSIVGALLAGGLVAAPIAAWIVRHLNSRVLGTAVGGFILLTNANTFLGAIGAGEKVDLPVYAIIVVVWTVALYFSISALRKERRPVFES, encoded by the coding sequence TTGAGGAGTCTGATCGTGCTGGTACTGGTGGGGCTTGCGGCACAGCTGGTGGATGGCTCGCTGGGGATGGCCTATGGGGTGACCTCCACGACGCTACTTCTGGCGGTTGGGATCACGCCGGCGCTGGCTTCGATGGTGGTACACATCTCTGAGGTAGGCACGACGCTGGCGTCGGGGCTTTCGCACTGGCGTTTCGGGAACGTGGACTGGGAGAAGGTCGGCTGGCTTGCGGTTCCGGGTGGCGTGGGGGCGTTCGTCGGAGCGGTGGTGCTCGGCTCCTTCATCTCCGCCGAGGCCGCCGAGCCCATCGTGGCCGTCTTCCTGTTCTGCCTGGGTGGTTACGTTCTCGCCAGGTTCGCCTTCGACCGGCGGGGGCGGTTGATCGAGGCTCGCCGGGTACCGCGCAGGCTCCTCTCCCCCCTCGGGCTCTTCGCCGGCTTTCTCGACGCGCTGGGCGGTGGGGGCTGGGGCCCGATCGGGACCTCCACCCTGCTCTCCTCCCGCCGGATGGAGCCGCGCAAGGTGGTCGGTACCGTGGATACCAGCGAGTTCATAGTCGCCCTCTCGGCCAGCGCGGGTTTCCTGGTCTCCCTGAGCCTCTCCGAGGTACCGTGGAGTATCGTCGGAGCGCTGCTCGCCGGCGGACTCGTCGCCGCCCCGATAGCCGCCTGGATCGTGCGTCACCTCAACTCCCGGGTGCTCGGGACCGCCGTCGGGGGCTTCATCCTCCTGACCAACGCTAACACCTTCCTCGGCGCCATCGGCGCCGGCGAAAAGGTCGACCTGCCGGTCTACGCGATCATAGTGGTGGTCTGGACCGTGGCCCTCTACTTCTCCATATCCGCCCTGCGTAAAGAGCGCCGGCCGGTCTTCGAGAGCTGA
- a CDS encoding 3-hydroxybutyrate dehydrogenase: MREMPALSGGVVELDLGGRSAFVTGAASGIGRACAERLARAGASVVVVDLDGEAARAVAENIGGEAVEADLSDYAVLDGLEVDADIVVNNAGLQHVSPVEEFPPERFSLMLRVMLEAPFRIVRKALPRMYERGWGRVINISSIHGLIASPYKSAYIAAKHGLEGLSKVIALEGGPKGVTSNCICPAYVRTPLVENQIADQARTHGIPEEEVVEKIMLTEPAIKRLIEPEEVAELAAYLCSPAASFINGASLTIDGGATAR; this comes from the coding sequence ATGAGGGAGATGCCCGCGCTCTCCGGCGGGGTGGTGGAGCTCGACCTCGGCGGCCGCAGCGCTTTCGTCACCGGGGCCGCGAGCGGCATCGGGCGGGCCTGCGCCGAGCGTCTGGCCCGCGCCGGAGCCTCCGTGGTCGTCGTGGATCTCGACGGGGAGGCGGCTCGGGCGGTCGCCGAGAACATCGGGGGAGAAGCTGTCGAGGCCGATCTCTCCGACTACGCCGTTCTCGACGGTCTGGAGGTGGATGCCGATATAGTCGTCAACAACGCCGGGCTGCAGCACGTCTCGCCGGTGGAGGAGTTCCCGCCCGAGAGGTTCTCCCTCATGCTCCGGGTCATGCTCGAGGCGCCCTTCAGGATCGTCCGGAAGGCGCTGCCCCGGATGTACGAGCGGGGGTGGGGTAGGGTCATCAACATCTCCTCCATCCACGGGCTCATCGCCTCGCCCTACAAGTCCGCCTACATCGCTGCCAAGCACGGGCTAGAGGGGCTCTCGAAGGTCATAGCTCTCGAGGGCGGCCCCAAGGGCGTCACCTCCAACTGCATCTGCCCGGCCTACGTGAGAACGCCGCTGGTGGAGAACCAGATAGCGGACCAGGCCCGCACCCACGGCATCCCGGAGGAGGAGGTCGTAGAGAAGATCATGCTCACCGAGCCCGCTATAAAGCGCCTCATCGAGCCGGAGGAGGTGGCCGAGCTGGCGGCCTACCTCTGCTCACCGGCGGCCTCGTTCATCAACGGTGCCTCGCTTACAATAGACGGCGGGGCGACCGCCCGCTGA
- a CDS encoding 2-hydroxychromene-2-carboxylate isomerase has translation MARVEFYFDLVSPYSYLAWGRVHGICAERGAELVLRPVLLGAVHKAAGIKAPVESPMKARYQFRDIHRWAERYGVPLSFPDPFPFRTLTTMRAAVFLEGRGSMEPFVREAFRLYWAEGGAPAGFEEADEREPVAEAARRAGLDPGEVLEGASSPEARRALREATGAAVERGVFGTPAFFVGEELFWGNDRLCFVEAALEGD, from the coding sequence ATGGCGCGGGTTGAGTTCTACTTCGATCTGGTGAGTCCCTACTCCTATCTGGCCTGGGGGCGGGTGCATGGGATCTGTGCGGAGCGGGGAGCGGAGCTGGTATTGCGGCCGGTGCTGCTGGGGGCGGTGCACAAGGCCGCTGGGATAAAGGCCCCGGTGGAGAGCCCGATGAAGGCCCGCTACCAGTTCAGGGACATCCACCGCTGGGCCGAGCGCTACGGCGTGCCGCTGAGTTTCCCGGATCCCTTCCCTTTCCGGACGCTCACCACCATGCGGGCGGCGGTGTTCCTGGAAGGCCGGGGCTCGATGGAGCCCTTCGTCCGGGAGGCCTTCCGGCTCTACTGGGCCGAGGGAGGAGCTCCGGCCGGGTTCGAGGAGGCCGACGAGCGGGAGCCGGTCGCCGAGGCGGCCCGGCGGGCGGGGCTGGATCCCGGCGAGGTTCTGGAAGGAGCCTCGTCTCCCGAGGCCCGGCGGGCCCTCCGCGAGGCCACCGGTGCCGCCGTCGAGCGCGGGGTCTTCGGGACCCCGGCCTTCTTCGTGGGGGAGGAGCTCTTCTGGGGCAACGACCGGCTATGCTTCGTCGAGGCCGCGCTGGAGGGCGACTGA
- a CDS encoding beta-class carbonic anhydrase produces MSATDELLRNNARYAETFRAGGLQAPPALGVAVVACMDARLDVHRILGLEEGDAHVIRNAGGVITEDAIRSLVISQRLLGTREILLIHHTGCGMLGLREEEIKEDIRREVGIRPPFPLEAFEDLEEDVRRSVARVKDSPFIPHKESVRGFIYDVETGRLREVPAEA; encoded by the coding sequence GTGAGCGCGACGGACGAGTTGCTGCGCAACAACGCCCGCTACGCCGAAACCTTCCGGGCGGGGGGTCTTCAGGCTCCCCCCGCCCTCGGGGTTGCGGTGGTGGCCTGCATGGACGCCCGGCTGGACGTGCACAGGATCCTCGGCCTCGAGGAGGGCGACGCCCACGTCATCCGCAACGCGGGCGGCGTCATCACGGAGGACGCCATCCGGTCGCTGGTCATCTCCCAGCGGCTGCTGGGAACCCGGGAGATCCTGCTCATCCACCACACCGGTTGTGGGATGCTGGGCCTCCGCGAGGAGGAGATCAAGGAAGACATCCGGCGGGAGGTCGGCATCCGGCCGCCTTTCCCGCTCGAAGCTTTCGAGGATCTCGAGGAAGACGTCCGGCGATCGGTGGCCCGGGTAAAGGACAGCCCCTTCATACCGCACAAGGAGAGCGTACGCGGCTTCATCTACGACGTGGAGACCGGCCGGCTCCGGGAGGTGCCTGCGGAAGCATAG